A window of the Nycticebus coucang isolate mNycCou1 chromosome 3, mNycCou1.pri, whole genome shotgun sequence genome harbors these coding sequences:
- the NDUFB8 gene encoding NADH dehydrogenase [ubiquinone] 1 beta subcomplex subunit 8, mitochondrial, with the protein MAAARTRVLGVLGVRWLRTAARNVVPLGARTASHITKDMLPGPYPKTPEERAAAAKKYNMRVEDYEPYPDDGMGYGDYPKLPNRSQHERDPWYDWDHPDLRLNWGEPIHWDLDMYIRNRVDTSPTPVSWNVMCKQLFGFVAFMIFMFCVGEMYPTYQPVGPKQYPYNNLYLEQGGDPNKEPEPVVHYEI; encoded by the exons ATGGCGGCGGCCAGGACGCGGGTCCTGGGAGTCTTGGGAGTACGATGGTTGCGAACAGCAGCCCGGAACGTGGTGCCGTTAGGTGCACGGACAG CCTCCCACATTACCAAGGATATGCTCCCGGGGCCTTATCCTAAGACGCCAGAAGAACGGGCCGCCGCCGCCAAGAAGTATAATATGCGTGTAGAAGACTACGAGCCTTACCCGGATGATGGCATGGG GTATGGTGACTATCCAAAGCTCCCTAACCGCTCACAGCACGAGAGGGATCCATGGTATGACTGGGACCACCCAGACCTGAGGTTGAACTGGGGTGAACCG ATACACTGGGACCTAGACATGTATATCAGGAACCGTGTGGACACGTCACCCACACCTGTTTCTTGGAACGTCATGTGTAAGCAACTCTTTGGCTTCGTGGCCTTCATGATTTTCATGTTCTGCGTTGGGGAGATGTACCCCACCTACCAGCCCGTG gggcCAAAGCAGTAtccttataataatttatatctgGAACAAGGGGGCGATCCTAACAAAGAACCTGAGCCGGTAGTTCACTATGAGATCTGA